The region ATAGCCAACCAAAATGTTTCGTTGCTTGTATCCAGAATATCAAATCCCATTTATTGGGTGAAATCAACCATCAAAAATGATACAGCATAAATTAATAGAAGCCTGTAAAAATAATGATCGCAGAGCCCAACTAAAGCTCTACAATCAATATTGCCAGGGTATGCATTATGTGGCCTTACGCTTTTTGAAGGACCCTTTTGAAGCCGAAGACGCGATGCAGGAAGCGTTTATAAAAGCCTTTGCTAAACTGCAACAATTTACAGGAGAAGTCACTTTTGGTGCCTGGCTTAAGCGCATTGTAATTAATAAATGTATTGATAAAATAAAGGCGAAAAAAATGGAATTGGTCGCGATAAACGAACAGGTTTTGACCACTGCCGAAGAAGATGATAATTGGCAGGTAGATGATGGTATTGGGATGGAAGAAGTAAAAACAAGTATGGAAAATCTTCCTGAGAAATATAAATACCCGCTGATGTTATTCTTGATGGAAGGTTATGATCACGAAGAAATTTCAGAGATTTTAAATATTAGTCCGGTAGCCTCGCGGACTCTGGTACACAGAGGTAAGAAAAAATTGAAAGAAGAATTAAAGACTATAAAAAATGGCACAGGATATTAGGGAAATGTTCAGGAATAAGAAGGAGCCCAAATCAAATACATTACCTAAAGGGCACCAAAAACGCTTTGAAGCTCTCCTGGAAAAAGACTTACCAAAGAAAAAAGAAAACAAGGCTTTCTTTTTTCTGAAGATTGCAGCGGTACTTGTTGTAGCCCTGGGAATAGGATTCTATTTTCTGAATTCTAATGGAGATAATTTTAGTAATGAGCCTGCGGTGGTGGATACTCCAACCGAGAAGACTTCTGAAGAAAAAGAAAATCAACTAAAAGCTTCGGGAAATATTTTTCAGCTAAGTGAAGTTTCTCCGGAATTCAAGAAAATTGAAGATTATTATATGGCAAGTCTCAATATTGAACTTTCCAAGATCAATATTACACCAGAGAATAAGGCGCTTATAGATTCTTTTATGAAACAAATGGCAGAGTTAGATAAAGAATATCAACGCTTAAACATAGAAATAAAAGAAACCGGTCCAAACGAGGAAACTTTAGAGGCAATGATCGCAAA is a window of Salegentibacter salegens DNA encoding:
- a CDS encoding RNA polymerase sigma factor, with the translated sequence MIQHKLIEACKNNDRRAQLKLYNQYCQGMHYVALRFLKDPFEAEDAMQEAFIKAFAKLQQFTGEVTFGAWLKRIVINKCIDKIKAKKMELVAINEQVLTTAEEDDNWQVDDGIGMEEVKTSMENLPEKYKYPLMLFLMEGYDHEEISEILNISPVASRTLVHRGKKKLKEELKTIKNGTGY